Proteins encoded together in one Chitinophaga lutea window:
- the ligD gene encoding DNA ligase D, producing the protein MAVTTKLISPMLATLTTRAFDEPGWLYEVKWDGYRAIAYCSKGKAELVSRNNKSFNDKFYPVHEALRQWGVNAVVDGEICVLNDHGIAHFGSLQNWRSEADGQLVYYVFDLLRLNGRSLLNKPLTERRRQLEAIVPASGLIRLSEHFESSAPDFLAAAGEMGLEGIIAKKADSLYEPGERSPHWLKIKAQKRHEVVIGGFTRNEGSPKAFSSLLVGVFENGALQYTGKIGTGFNTLQQAAMMKLFKPRIVKKPPFAVVPDVNKPSRFRPNPPKAEAVWIKPDLVCEVSYTEITSDGVMRHPSFEGMRGDKDAKSVTAEKPVELEQVLHPGVPLKKPGKAERKTLLNPSEATQVKTINGHQLAFNNLDKIYWPAEKYTKRDMLNYYYQVAPYILPYIINRPQSLNRYPNGINGKSFYQKDVTETAPDWVKRQPYTTSEGEDKNFMVPENEAGLLWMANLGSIEINPWNSTIFKPDHPDWCCLDLDPDTGNTFAQVIQTAQAVKTVLDELRVKGYPKTSGSTGIHIYIPLQAKYTYDECQLFGKLIAAEVHRRLPKFTSIERMTRNRKGKIYIDYLQNRPKATLAAPYSLRPKPGATVSMPLHWDEVKKGLQLKDFHIRNAMERIKTEGDLFKPVLGKGVSIQRVLRILQKRG; encoded by the coding sequence ATGGCAGTTACGACAAAGCTGATTTCCCCGATGCTGGCCACGCTCACTACCCGGGCATTCGACGAGCCCGGCTGGCTGTACGAGGTGAAATGGGACGGTTACCGCGCCATTGCCTATTGCAGCAAAGGAAAAGCGGAGCTGGTTTCACGCAACAACAAATCCTTTAACGACAAGTTTTACCCCGTGCACGAAGCGTTGCGTCAATGGGGCGTAAATGCGGTGGTGGACGGGGAAATTTGTGTCCTGAACGACCATGGCATCGCCCACTTCGGCTCCCTGCAGAACTGGCGGAGCGAGGCGGACGGGCAGCTGGTTTATTACGTGTTCGACCTGTTACGCCTCAACGGCCGCAGCCTGCTGAACAAACCACTTACCGAACGCCGGCGGCAACTGGAGGCGATCGTGCCCGCATCGGGGCTCATCCGCCTCAGTGAGCATTTTGAAAGTTCCGCGCCCGACTTTCTGGCGGCGGCCGGTGAAATGGGGTTGGAAGGAATCATCGCCAAAAAAGCAGACAGTCTTTACGAGCCCGGCGAACGCAGTCCGCACTGGCTGAAAATAAAAGCGCAGAAAAGGCACGAAGTGGTGATCGGCGGCTTCACCAGGAACGAAGGCAGCCCGAAAGCATTCAGTTCCCTGCTGGTGGGTGTTTTCGAGAACGGCGCCCTGCAGTACACGGGCAAAATAGGAACAGGTTTCAATACACTGCAGCAGGCGGCCATGATGAAATTGTTTAAGCCGCGGATCGTTAAAAAGCCGCCGTTCGCCGTTGTCCCCGATGTGAACAAACCTTCCCGCTTCCGCCCAAATCCGCCCAAAGCCGAAGCTGTCTGGATAAAACCCGATCTCGTTTGCGAAGTGAGTTATACGGAAATAACGTCCGACGGCGTGATGCGGCATCCGTCTTTCGAAGGCATGCGCGGCGACAAAGACGCGAAATCCGTTACCGCGGAAAAGCCCGTGGAACTGGAACAGGTACTGCATCCGGGCGTGCCGCTGAAAAAACCGGGCAAGGCGGAACGCAAAACGCTGCTGAACCCTTCGGAAGCCACGCAGGTGAAAACCATCAACGGGCACCAGCTGGCGTTCAATAACCTCGACAAGATTTACTGGCCGGCGGAAAAATACACCAAGCGCGATATGCTGAACTATTATTACCAGGTGGCGCCCTACATCCTTCCATATATCATCAACCGGCCGCAGTCGCTCAACCGTTATCCCAACGGCATCAACGGCAAAAGTTTTTATCAGAAAGATGTGACGGAAACGGCGCCGGACTGGGTGAAGCGCCAGCCATACACCACCAGCGAAGGCGAGGATAAGAATTTTATGGTGCCTGAAAATGAAGCGGGTTTGCTGTGGATGGCTAACCTCGGCTCCATTGAGATCAATCCCTGGAACAGCACGATTTTTAAGCCTGATCATCCGGACTGGTGCTGCCTCGATCTCGACCCCGACACCGGTAATACTTTCGCGCAGGTGATCCAGACCGCACAGGCGGTGAAGACCGTACTGGACGAGCTGAGGGTAAAAGGCTATCCCAAAACCTCCGGCTCCACAGGTATCCATATTTACATTCCGCTGCAGGCAAAATATACGTACGACGAATGCCAGCTGTTCGGCAAACTCATCGCGGCGGAGGTGCACCGGCGGTTGCCGAAGTTCACCAGCATCGAGCGGATGACCCGTAACCGGAAAGGAAAAATCTACATCGACTATTTACAGAACAGGCCCAAAGCAACCCTCGCCGCGCCTTATTCGCTGCGGCCGAAACCCGGCGCCACCGTGAGTATGCCATTGCACTGGGACGAAGTAAAAAAAGGTTTGCAGCTGAAAGATTTTCACATCCGCAACGCCATGGAGCGCATCAAAACCGAAGGCGACCTGTTTAAACCGGTGCTTGGAAAAGGCGTCAGCATCCAACGTGTTTTGCGCATCCTGCAAAAGCGCGGTTAA
- a CDS encoding sugar porter family MFS transporter — MSGDIPNSRSGFGLSLEPVMKKQFHILLISLVAAFGGLLFGFDIAVFSGTIPFIQPYYDLSNAQLGWTGSSLYVGCFIGSLITGVLTDRFGRKPPLIVAAFIFAVSSLMMGWASSYESLIAWRILAGVAVGAASILSPLYIAEVSPAAIRGRMVSVNQLTIVIGILLAYLSNYLLAGVEDNWRWMFSSGAIPAALFFICVFFVPESPRWLFSKGHTAEAMKVLAEISGPDEMQREVAQIEKTLHAEKGSFRDLWKKGVRYVVILGIVIAVFQQISGANAVFFYAPIIFEKAGMNVADQLFQQILIGATNLVFTLVAMRLVDRWGRKKLMQGGSLLMAGWLLVIGLCYYFNFFSGYWLTGFVMAFIATYATTLAPVTWVLISEIFPTKVRGMAMAVATAMLWAACFALAYGFPVLIAALTPHETFFLFAGICFVYFLILKRYVPETGNKTLEEIEMAMAVH, encoded by the coding sequence ATTTCAGGCGATATTCCAAACAGCCGAAGCGGCTTCGGTTTATCTTTAGAACCAGTTATGAAAAAACAGTTTCACATCCTGCTGATCAGTCTCGTAGCCGCTTTCGGCGGGCTGCTCTTCGGTTTCGACATCGCCGTGTTTTCCGGCACCATCCCGTTCATTCAACCTTATTATGATCTCAGTAACGCACAGCTGGGCTGGACCGGTAGTTCCCTGTACGTGGGCTGTTTCATCGGTTCGCTGATCACCGGGGTGCTGACCGACCGGTTCGGGCGTAAACCGCCGCTGATCGTGGCTGCGTTCATATTCGCCGTATCCAGTCTTATGATGGGCTGGGCCTCTTCCTATGAAAGCCTCATCGCCTGGCGTATACTCGCCGGCGTGGCCGTTGGGGCGGCATCTATCCTGTCGCCGCTGTACATTGCCGAAGTGAGCCCCGCCGCCATCCGTGGCCGCATGGTGTCCGTCAACCAGCTCACCATCGTGATCGGCATTTTACTGGCCTACCTGAGCAATTACCTGCTGGCGGGCGTGGAAGATAACTGGCGCTGGATGTTCAGCTCCGGGGCCATTCCTGCCGCACTGTTTTTTATATGCGTGTTTTTTGTGCCGGAAAGCCCACGCTGGCTCTTCTCCAAAGGCCATACCGCCGAAGCGATGAAGGTGCTGGCTGAAATTTCCGGTCCTGATGAAATGCAGCGTGAAGTGGCGCAGATCGAAAAAACACTGCACGCGGAAAAAGGCAGTTTCCGCGACCTGTGGAAAAAAGGCGTGCGGTATGTGGTGATACTGGGGATCGTCATCGCCGTTTTCCAGCAGATTTCCGGCGCCAACGCCGTGTTTTTCTATGCCCCCATCATCTTTGAAAAGGCCGGCATGAACGTGGCCGACCAGCTGTTCCAGCAAATTCTCATCGGCGCTACCAACCTGGTGTTCACCCTGGTGGCGATGCGGCTCGTAGACCGCTGGGGCCGCAAAAAGCTCATGCAGGGCGGTTCCCTGCTGATGGCCGGCTGGCTGCTGGTGATCGGGCTGTGTTATTATTTCAATTTCTTCTCCGGGTACTGGCTCACCGGTTTCGTGATGGCTTTCATCGCCACCTATGCCACTACCCTGGCGCCCGTTACCTGGGTGCTCATTTCCGAAATATTCCCCACCAAAGTGCGCGGCATGGCCATGGCCGTGGCTACCGCCATGCTCTGGGCAGCCTGTTTCGCGCTGGCCTACGGCTTCCCCGTACTGATTGCCGCCCTCACGCCGCATGAAACCTTCTTCCTGTTCGCCGGCATCTGCTTCGTGTACTTCCTTATCCTGAAAAGGTATGTGCCCGAAACGGGGAACAAAACGCTCGAAGAAATCGAAATGGCGATGGCGGTACATTAG
- a CDS encoding AraC family transcriptional regulator — translation MKKKEGFEGQEAIVLPRKVIAGCQEHPLLQSLFITDIGYYPRAKFHYRERRQGSEQHILIYCVDGNGGCVINGQEYDINPFNYLLVPAGATHSYWASERSPWSIYWMHFKGPMGNQLASLLHERMETAQNYVKYNEDQIRIFHNMYRHLQSGYSIDNLSFCSLSLHYFLSSFIYPDKFSLLKQEAGSDPAEDAIEFLRKNIANSLSLQEVAAAVNLSTSHFSSIFRKKTGFSPMEYFNHLKMQKACQLLQFTTLRISEIGQAVGIDDQYYFSRLFHSLMGISPREYRNKKEIRPS, via the coding sequence ATGAAAAAGAAAGAAGGTTTTGAGGGACAGGAGGCCATTGTGCTGCCGCGCAAAGTGATCGCAGGCTGCCAGGAGCATCCTTTGCTGCAATCCCTCTTCATCACGGACATCGGGTATTATCCCCGCGCCAAATTCCACTACCGCGAACGCCGCCAGGGCAGCGAGCAGCATATCCTCATTTATTGTGTGGACGGCAATGGCGGCTGCGTGATCAACGGGCAGGAATACGACATCAACCCGTTCAATTACCTGCTCGTACCGGCCGGCGCTACGCACAGCTACTGGGCCTCCGAGCGCTCTCCCTGGTCTATTTACTGGATGCACTTCAAAGGGCCGATGGGCAACCAACTGGCCTCCCTGCTGCACGAGCGCATGGAAACCGCGCAGAATTATGTAAAGTACAACGAAGACCAGATACGCATCTTTCATAACATGTACCGGCACCTGCAAAGCGGCTACAGCATCGACAACCTCTCTTTCTGCAGCCTCAGCCTGCATTACTTTTTGTCGTCGTTCATCTACCCGGACAAATTCAGCCTCCTCAAGCAGGAAGCAGGATCCGACCCGGCGGAAGACGCGATCGAATTCCTCCGGAAGAACATTGCCAACTCACTCAGCCTGCAGGAAGTGGCGGCGGCCGTCAACCTTTCCACCTCCCATTTCTCCAGCATCTTCCGGAAAAAAACGGGCTTCTCTCCCATGGAATATTTCAATCACCTGAAAATGCAGAAAGCCTGCCAGCTGCTGCAGTTCACCACGCTCCGCATCAGCGAGATCGGTCAGGCGGTGGGCATCGACGACCAATACTATTTTTCCCGGCTGTTCCACTCCCTCATGGGCATCTCTCCGCGGGAATACCGGAATAAAAAAGAGATCCGTCCATCGTAA
- a CDS encoding DUF5107 domain-containing protein: MEVKAWKETVVLPTYGTGQPEKNPMFLEKRVYQGSSGVVYPNPVIEKILDEKVDRPYLAVFLENEYLKIMLLPELGGRVHMAWDKIRERHFVYYNQVIKPALVGLTGPWISGGIEFNWPQHHRPSTFEAVDCTIRENADGSKTVWMNEVELMFRTKGLVEFTLYPGKAYLEIKGHLYNRTALPQTFLWWANPAVKVNDHYQSVFPPDVHAVFDHGKRDVSDFPVAKGTYYKVDYAPGTDISRYKNIPVPTSYMAMHSDYDFIGGYEHDTGAGVLHVANHHISPGKKQWTWGNGDFGKAWDRNLTDEDGPYIEIMTGVFTDNQPDFSWLQPNEEKNFTQYFMPYANTGLVKNATKEAMVNLEQENGEAVIRAYATARYNGAKILLKAGGKTVFETTADLSPEAPFETRVKTTAAGLLLEVRDQSGKLLVGYDAVQKPSDFVARPATPAPAPKDVESTELLYLHGLHIEQYRHATYSAKDYYEEALRRDEGDARCNNAMGLWYLRRGQFAQAEPYFRRAIARVTLRNPNPADGEAYYHLGHCLMLTDRLEEAAAALYKAAWNGAWQSAACFLLAQISARRHQYAEALELAEQSLLGNYHGHSVRHLKTTLLRMLGKTEAAVEFAQQSIGIDPFNYGCHFELLLLTGAAPLQPARLHTYFEYALDYAAAGFYTEAAQLLKVPDTTHPMRHYYLGWCYARLGDHITAASFFQQASKAPADGCFPHRLEEIGILQAALRHQPGDAKAWYYLGNLWYDKRQYSEAMDAWERSASADPSFPTVFRNLSLAWFNKRGEPARALECLRKAFALDDTDARVCMELDQLYRICNIPVQERTALLDKYPALVASRDDLYLERISLYNQQSAFETARRMLAGRRFHPWEGGEGKVVRQFMAAHIGLAQEAIVTGQYEDALQLLEACADYPANLGEGKLYGAQENDRHYLLGCALQGIGRVKEAQEAFRLATEGISEPVQAIFYNDPQPDKIFYQGLAWLQLEEADKAQAIFERLIHFADTHLHDQIRIDYFAVSLPDLLVFDQELDKRNRVHCLYLKALGHLGLGQYPEANRFFNEGLALDAYHEGIHFHQRMIPFMKQQLKTVLP, encoded by the coding sequence ATGGAGGTAAAAGCATGGAAAGAAACCGTTGTGTTGCCCACCTACGGTACCGGACAGCCGGAAAAAAATCCTATGTTCCTGGAAAAACGTGTATACCAGGGCAGCAGCGGCGTTGTGTACCCCAATCCCGTTATTGAAAAGATACTCGATGAAAAAGTGGATCGCCCTTACCTGGCCGTATTCCTGGAAAACGAATACCTGAAAATAATGCTGCTGCCCGAATTGGGCGGCAGGGTGCACATGGCCTGGGACAAGATCCGGGAGCGCCATTTCGTATATTATAACCAGGTGATCAAACCCGCCCTGGTGGGCCTCACCGGGCCGTGGATCTCCGGCGGCATCGAATTCAACTGGCCGCAGCATCACCGCCCCAGCACATTCGAAGCGGTGGATTGCACCATCCGCGAAAATGCCGACGGCAGCAAAACCGTGTGGATGAATGAAGTGGAACTGATGTTCCGCACCAAGGGGCTCGTGGAATTTACGCTGTACCCCGGCAAAGCTTACCTGGAAATCAAGGGCCATCTCTACAACCGTACCGCCCTGCCGCAGACCTTCCTCTGGTGGGCCAACCCGGCGGTGAAGGTGAATGATCATTACCAGTCCGTTTTCCCGCCCGATGTACATGCGGTGTTCGATCACGGCAAACGCGACGTGTCCGATTTCCCGGTGGCCAAAGGCACTTATTATAAAGTAGATTACGCGCCGGGTACGGATATTTCCCGGTATAAGAATATTCCCGTTCCCACCTCGTACATGGCTATGCATTCGGATTACGACTTCATCGGCGGTTACGAGCACGATACCGGTGCGGGCGTGCTGCACGTCGCCAATCATCATATTTCACCGGGTAAAAAACAATGGACCTGGGGGAACGGCGATTTCGGGAAGGCCTGGGATCGTAACCTGACGGATGAAGACGGGCCTTATATCGAAATCATGACCGGGGTGTTCACGGACAACCAGCCGGATTTTTCGTGGCTGCAGCCGAACGAGGAAAAGAACTTCACGCAATACTTCATGCCCTATGCCAACACCGGCCTTGTTAAAAACGCCACCAAAGAGGCTATGGTGAACCTGGAACAGGAAAACGGGGAGGCGGTGATCAGGGCATATGCCACCGCGCGTTACAACGGCGCGAAGATTTTATTGAAAGCAGGCGGAAAGACCGTATTTGAAACAACCGCCGACCTTTCGCCCGAAGCGCCCTTCGAAACGAGGGTGAAAACCACCGCAGCCGGTTTGTTGCTGGAAGTGCGCGACCAGTCCGGCAAACTGCTGGTAGGCTACGACGCGGTGCAAAAGCCGTCCGATTTCGTTGCCAGGCCCGCCACACCGGCACCCGCGCCGAAGGATGTGGAAAGCACCGAACTGTTGTACCTGCACGGCCTGCACATCGAGCAATACCGCCATGCCACGTATTCCGCGAAAGATTATTACGAAGAAGCGCTGCGCCGCGACGAAGGAGACGCCCGTTGCAACAACGCCATGGGCCTCTGGTATCTGCGCCGGGGGCAGTTCGCCCAGGCGGAGCCTTATTTCCGCCGGGCCATTGCGCGGGTAACGCTGCGCAATCCGAATCCGGCCGACGGGGAGGCGTACTATCATCTCGGGCATTGCCTCATGCTGACGGATCGCCTGGAGGAGGCCGCGGCAGCGTTATATAAAGCTGCCTGGAACGGCGCGTGGCAAAGCGCCGCATGCTTCCTGCTGGCGCAGATCAGCGCCCGCCGGCACCAGTACGCCGAAGCCCTCGAACTGGCGGAACAAAGCCTGCTGGGCAACTACCACGGGCACAGCGTGCGCCACCTGAAAACAACACTGCTCCGCATGCTGGGGAAAACCGAAGCGGCGGTGGAATTTGCGCAGCAGTCCATCGGCATCGATCCCTTCAACTACGGCTGCCATTTTGAATTATTGCTCCTCACCGGGGCTGCGCCACTGCAACCGGCGCGTTTACATACTTACTTTGAATACGCACTCGATTATGCCGCCGCCGGCTTTTATACCGAAGCCGCGCAACTCCTGAAGGTGCCCGATACCACGCACCCGATGCGCCACTATTACCTGGGCTGGTGTTACGCCCGGCTCGGCGATCATATCACCGCCGCCAGCTTCTTTCAGCAGGCGTCGAAAGCCCCGGCCGACGGATGTTTCCCGCACCGCCTCGAAGAGATCGGCATTTTGCAGGCAGCGCTGCGCCATCAGCCAGGCGACGCCAAAGCCTGGTATTACCTGGGCAACCTCTGGTACGACAAACGGCAGTACAGTGAGGCAATGGACGCCTGGGAACGTTCTGCGTCGGCTGATCCATCATTCCCCACCGTATTCCGTAACCTTTCCCTGGCCTGGTTCAACAAACGCGGTGAGCCTGCCAGGGCGCTGGAATGCCTGCGCAAGGCCTTCGCGCTCGACGATACCGATGCACGGGTGTGCATGGAGCTGGATCAGCTTTATCGTATTTGTAACATCCCCGTGCAGGAAAGGACTGCGCTGCTCGACAAATACCCCGCACTGGTTGCTTCCCGCGACGATCTGTACCTCGAACGTATTTCGCTGTATAATCAGCAGTCTGCTTTTGAAACGGCGCGGCGCATGCTGGCCGGCCGCCGCTTCCATCCCTGGGAAGGCGGTGAAGGCAAGGTGGTGCGGCAGTTCATGGCGGCCCACATCGGGCTGGCACAGGAAGCCATCGTCACCGGGCAATATGAAGATGCGTTGCAGCTACTGGAAGCCTGTGCAGATTACCCCGCCAACCTGGGCGAAGGCAAATTGTACGGCGCGCAGGAAAATGACCGGCATTACCTGTTGGGCTGCGCCCTGCAGGGCATCGGCCGGGTAAAGGAGGCGCAGGAAGCGTTCCGGCTGGCCACGGAAGGCATCAGCGAACCGGTGCAGGCCATCTTTTATAACGATCCGCAACCCGATAAAATATTCTACCAGGGCCTGGCGTGGCTGCAACTCGAAGAAGCGGACAAGGCGCAGGCCATTTTCGAAAGGCTTATTCATTTTGCGGATACGCATCTGCACGATCAGATCAGGATTGACTATTTTGCCGTTTCGCTGCCGGACCTGCTGGTGTTTGACCAGGAACTCGACAAACGCAACCGCGTGCATTGCCTGTACCTGAAAGCCCTTGGCCATCTTGGCCTTGGACAGTACCCGGAAGCCAACCGCTTTTTTAATGAAGGACTGGCACTGGACGCCTATCACGAAGGCATTCATTTTCACCAGCGCATGATCCCGTTTATGAAACAACAGCTGAAAACAGTATTACCATGA
- a CDS encoding glycoside hydrolase family 2 TIM barrel-domain containing protein, whose amino-acid sequence MRWKSVVCSLSLLLALYVPAAGQFLSLSGDWEYRPDPDNKGMQERWFSQRFGNRLQLPGTLDDAGYGDAVVPPTEKDTLLHLTRKHRYVGAAWYRREITVPPGYTELLLERVIWHTTVWVDGKMMGTAESLSTPHRFTGLKPGKHVVVLRIDNSMRYDISHKLMAHAYTDETQIIWNGVIGRIGLQKPAPQVQIYPEPDKKRIRVTLTAPASLRLKKGNAVIASKAVSAGESFLPLGSEVVYWDEFNPALYTLEVNGTAVQFGVRELSNKNGLLYLNGRRIFLRGTLDCNISPLTGHPPMTRQEWVKEFAVVRNYGLNHVRFHSWCPPEAAFQAADSMGIYLQVELPLWALNVGEDTAALRFLTEEAQRIIASYGNHPSFCLWSMGNELQGDFSWLQRLTTSLKQQDNRRLYATTTFTFQKGYGGWPLREDDFFVTQWTNKGWVRGQGIFNTKAPGFRLDYSAPIDSMPVPVISHEIGQYSVFPDMREIAKYTGVLEPLNMKLVRNQLEQRKLLQQAADFTQASGKLAVLLYKEEIERALKTPGFSGFQLLDLHDFPGQGTALVGLLNAFWESKGLVTPEAFRQFCGPVVPLLRFEKATYANNEIFEAKAEVANFSTQTFTAGQLRWEITGDGKRLAAGQGHIRYDLSAITTATALDVRLYVDGTSYTNHWTIWVYPAKTDLLAPGIVFTQSTDSALAALAAGKTVLLNPDTAAIRGIPGRFTSVFWSPVHFPNQPGSMGLLLDPKHPALAAFPTEFHTNWQWWDLVTHSKSIEYDALPKWQPVVQVIDNFVKNRRLGILFEARVGKGKLVLCTADISRQLDQRITARQLRYSLQQYMHSPAFNPAVTITAKELKSLL is encoded by the coding sequence ATGAGATGGAAGTCAGTCGTATGTAGTTTGTCTTTATTGTTAGCACTATACGTTCCGGCGGCCGGGCAATTCCTGTCTCTCTCGGGAGATTGGGAATACCGGCCGGATCCGGACAACAAAGGCATGCAGGAGCGTTGGTTCAGCCAGCGCTTCGGCAATCGCCTGCAACTGCCCGGCACGCTCGACGATGCCGGTTATGGCGATGCCGTGGTGCCACCTACTGAAAAAGATACCCTGCTGCACCTGACCCGCAAACACCGGTACGTAGGCGCGGCCTGGTACCGCCGCGAAATCACCGTGCCGCCGGGTTACACGGAACTCTTGCTGGAAAGGGTGATCTGGCACACCACGGTTTGGGTAGACGGGAAAATGATGGGCACGGCAGAAAGCCTGTCCACTCCACACCGCTTCACCGGTCTCAAACCCGGTAAACATGTCGTGGTATTGCGAATCGACAATAGCATGCGGTACGACATCAGCCACAAACTCATGGCGCATGCCTACACAGACGAAACGCAGATCATCTGGAACGGCGTAATCGGCCGCATCGGCCTGCAGAAACCGGCGCCGCAGGTACAGATCTACCCGGAACCGGATAAAAAACGCATTCGCGTCACGTTGACTGCGCCCGCCAGCCTGCGGTTGAAGAAAGGCAATGCGGTGATCGCCTCCAAAGCGGTTTCCGCGGGAGAGAGCTTTCTGCCGCTGGGCAGCGAGGTGGTTTATTGGGACGAATTCAATCCCGCGCTGTACACGCTGGAAGTAAACGGCACCGCTGTACAATTCGGCGTGCGGGAACTGAGCAACAAAAACGGATTGTTATATCTCAACGGCCGCCGCATTTTCCTGCGCGGTACGCTGGACTGCAATATATCCCCGCTTACCGGGCATCCCCCGATGACGAGGCAGGAGTGGGTAAAGGAGTTTGCCGTGGTGCGCAACTACGGTCTCAATCACGTGCGGTTCCACTCCTGGTGCCCGCCCGAAGCGGCTTTCCAGGCCGCGGACTCAATGGGCATCTACCTGCAGGTGGAACTGCCGCTGTGGGCGCTGAATGTAGGGGAGGATACCGCTGCGCTCCGTTTCCTGACGGAAGAAGCGCAACGGATCATCGCCAGCTACGGCAACCACCCTTCGTTCTGTTTATGGTCGATGGGTAATGAGCTCCAGGGCGATTTCAGCTGGCTGCAGCGCCTCACCACTTCGCTGAAGCAACAGGACAACCGCCGGCTGTACGCCACCACAACCTTCACTTTCCAGAAAGGGTACGGCGGCTGGCCGCTCAGGGAAGACGACTTCTTCGTTACGCAGTGGACCAATAAAGGATGGGTGCGCGGACAGGGGATCTTCAACACGAAAGCCCCCGGTTTCCGCCTGGACTATTCCGCGCCCATAGATAGTATGCCCGTGCCCGTGATATCGCACGAAATAGGGCAGTACTCCGTGTTCCCGGATATGCGCGAAATCGCGAAATACACCGGTGTGCTCGAGCCCCTGAACATGAAACTGGTGCGAAACCAGCTGGAACAGCGCAAACTGCTGCAGCAGGCCGCCGATTTCACCCAGGCAAGCGGCAAACTCGCCGTGCTGCTGTATAAGGAAGAAATCGAACGTGCGCTGAAAACGCCCGGTTTCAGCGGTTTCCAGTTACTCGACCTGCACGACTTCCCCGGCCAGGGTACCGCGCTGGTGGGCCTGTTGAACGCCTTCTGGGAAAGCAAAGGGCTCGTTACGCCGGAGGCGTTCCGCCAGTTCTGCGGACCGGTGGTGCCACTGCTGCGCTTTGAAAAAGCAACCTATGCGAACAACGAGATATTTGAAGCTAAAGCTGAAGTAGCCAACTTCAGCACACAAACATTCACCGCGGGACAGCTGCGTTGGGAAATCACCGGCGACGGCAAACGCCTGGCTGCCGGCCAGGGGCACATCCGCTACGATTTAAGCGCTATCACCACCGCCACAGCACTCGACGTCCGGTTGTATGTGGATGGCACTTCCTATACCAATCACTGGACCATCTGGGTATATCCCGCAAAAACCGATCTGCTCGCACCCGGAATCGTATTCACCCAATCGACGGACAGTGCGCTGGCTGCATTGGCCGCCGGGAAAACGGTATTGCTGAACCCTGATACAGCTGCCATCCGGGGGATTCCCGGTCGCTTTACATCCGTGTTCTGGAGCCCCGTGCATTTCCCGAACCAGCCAGGCTCCATGGGCCTGCTGCTCGACCCGAAGCATCCGGCGCTGGCGGCATTCCCAACGGAATTTCATACCAACTGGCAGTGGTGGGACCTCGTGACCCATTCCAAATCGATCGAATACGATGCTTTGCCCAAATGGCAGCCGGTGGTGCAGGTGATCGACAACTTTGTAAAGAACCGCCGCCTCGGCATCTTGTTCGAAGCGCGCGTAGGGAAGGGGAAACTGGTGCTCTGCACCGCTGATATCAGCCGTCAGCTCGATCAGCGAATCACCGCACGGCAGTTGCGCTACAGCCTGCAACAGTATATGCATTCACCTGCCTTCAACCCGGCAGTCACCATTACAGCGAAAGAATTAAAGTCTTTGTTATAG
- a CDS encoding VOC family protein: MIRFKKLDHVAIMIPVGKKDEARTFYGGTLQLKEIPGNHPRGAIWYEIADIQLHLVEEEGDAKISGRHPAFEVTGLEAAKAYLQSKGIEIAYSSKITGRERLFFRDPFNNRIELLEFE; encoded by the coding sequence ATGATAAGGTTTAAGAAGCTGGATCATGTAGCCATCATGATCCCGGTGGGAAAAAAGGACGAAGCCAGAACATTTTACGGCGGCACACTTCAACTGAAGGAAATACCGGGCAACCATCCCCGCGGCGCCATCTGGTACGAAATTGCAGACATTCAGCTGCACCTCGTAGAGGAAGAAGGCGATGCGAAGATTTCAGGGCGGCATCCGGCTTTCGAGGTGACCGGCCTCGAGGCGGCAAAAGCTTACCTGCAAAGCAAAGGCATCGAGATTGCCTACTCTTCGAAAATCACCGGCCGGGAGCGGCTTTTTTTCCGCGACCCGTTCAACAACCGGATTGAACTACTGGAATTCGAATAA